The Cycloclasticus sp. genomic sequence GGTATTTGCATCCCTGAAGCCTACGGCGGTTCTGGTTTAGGCATTACCGAAGCCGCCATTATGGCTAGCACCATCGCTGAAAGTGGCGCAGGAATGTCAGGCGCTTCAGCCGTCCATATCAACATTTTCGGCTTAAACCCAGTAGTTGTGTTTGCAACAGAAAAGCAAAAACAACGTATGTTACGGCCAATGGCAGAAGGACGAGAAAAAGCCTGTTTTGCGGTGACCGAACCGAACACTGGATTAAATACCACGCAACTTAAAACTTTAGCCGTACGCCAAGGCGACCGTTATATTGTCAATGGTCAAAAGGTTTGGATATCCACCGCGCAAGTTGCCGACAAAATTCTTTTACTAGCCAGAACCACCTCATTAGAAGACGTTAAAAAGCCAACGCATGGCTTGAGTCTTTTTTATACCGACTTTGACCGCGAAAAAATAAGCGTTCATGAAATTGAAAAAATGGGCCGCAAGGCCGTTGATTCTAATGAGCTTTTCATCGATGGCTTAGAAATACCCGTTGAAGACCGTATTGGCGAAGAAGGAAAAGGCTTCGAGTATATCCTCCATGGCATGAACCCTGAGCGCGTATTAATTGCTGGAGAAGCGGTTGGCTTAGGCAGGGTAGCACTTAAAAAAGCAACCAGTTATGCAAATGAACGCGTCGTTTTTAATCGCTCAATAGGCCAAAACCAAGGAATTCAACACCCCTTAGCTATCTGCTGGGCTGAGCTTGAAGCGGCATGGCTTATGGTTATGTCTGCTGCTTGGCAATACGATAATAAACTGTCTTGTGGTGCAGCGGCAAATGCTGCAAAGTATCTGGCGGGGGAAGCGGGCTTTCACGCCTGCGAAACTGCCGTTATGACACACGGCGGATTTGGCTATGCGAAGGAATATCACGTAGAGCGCTACTTACGAGAGTCAATGGTACCGCGAATCGCGCCTGTTAGCCCGCAGCTCGCTTTGTGCTACATAGCAGAAAAAGTGTTGGGCTTAGCCAAGTCTTACTAGTAAGGCATCGCCTAAGCTAGCTACTCGTCTAACTGTCGCTCTCCGGCATAAGGTACTGTGGCTTCAATATGAGAGTAGATAAACGGTGCGATTGGGTGTTCTCTTTCTTCGCGAATATGACCCAATAAACCAGCACTACGGGTTACAACGGCGATACCACGCATAACGTCCCAAGGGACGTCTATTTCAGATAACACCACCGCAATTGCGCCCGTTGCATTGATAGTCAGGTGCTTTCCATAGATGTTATCTACCGCCTCAGACAAGGTGTTTACCACGTCAATATAGCGTCCTTCTACACCTGCACCACGGGCTATATCAAACAGCCGAGGCGTTCGTGGGTCATCTGGTTTATGGAACGGGTGACCAAACCCCGGTATCGCTTGACCTGAATCCTTAAAATCTTGGGCAATACGTATACACGCGGCATCAACGCCCTCTTCTGCCTTTATGATTTCTTGTAAGTTTTTGGCCATCCCCTCCATGGTACCCACCAAACCGCTACCAATGCCTTGCAAGCCTGCCGATATAGCTCCCTGCACGGACTCAGGTGCGGCCATAATGGTCAATCGAGTCGCAATAGCACTCGGCGTTAAACCATGTTCCATAAGAGTGACCAATACCGAGTCAAAGACCGTTATTTCGCCCTCGCTAGGCATGCGCTGCATTAGGTGTAAAAAAAACATCTCTGTAAAACTGACCTTGCCTATCAGCTCATGAACGAGATCCTTATTTCGTACCAAAATTTGTTGTTCGTTGGTTGTCGAAATTTTAGTTTCTGGTGATAGTTTTTTAGCCATTAGAAACTCCTTATTTAGCGTCGTCCTTCGCTCACATTTTAATAAAAAACATGAAAGAGGTTAATTATTCAGTGACCAACTCAAAGCAAGGCAGATAGCTATCATCCGCGATTTGCACCGTTTTAAGTTTGACTGGAATATCAAAATTCAGCGCATCAAAATCCTTACCGACTAAGGAACTAATCATTCGCGGGCCTTCTTCTAAATCGATAAGAAGAACGGCGTAAGGTACATCCAGCTTAAAAGCTGGACCTGGCGCACGATGCACAACGCTATACGAATGAATAGTGCCGCGCCCGCTAGCGGCACGATGTTGTAGATTTTCTGACTGACATTGGCGGCAAATTCGTTGCTGGTAATATTGCACGTGGTCACATTCGCAGCAATGCTGTAACAACAACTTACCCGTTTTTAAGCCTTCCCAAAATGCCTCGCTATCGCCGTCTGCAATAGGTAATGGTTTTTCTATTGCTTGGCTGTTCATAACGTGCTCTCTGTGCCTAATATAGTGGTTGCTTGTGTTGAAAACCCTGCCCCTAGTGTATGCACTAAGCCATGTTCGGCGCCGCCTACTTGTCGTTCGCCACAGCTACCACGTAGTTGCCGCACCACTTCAATAAAGTGAAACCAAGCAGCTGGAATACCCGGATGAGCATACGACAACATTCCACCATGTGTATTCGTTGGAATTTCCCCGCCATACGTTATCTGGCCAGATTCTACAAAAGCTCCACCCTCACCTTTTTTACAAAAGCCGAGGTCTTCTAACATCATAATGACGGTGCCCGTAAAGCAATCATAAATACCGGCGACGTCTATATCGTTAGCCGAGATGCCTGCCATATCGTAAGCTTTTTGAGCAGATTGCACGGCACCTGTTTGGGTCAAATTAGGCATCAGAAATATGTGCTCGTGGCTGTAATACTCACCACCGCCTAAAATGTAAATAGGCTCGTTTGTATAGTCCCGCGCCCTTTCAGCCGAGGTTAATATCAACGCCGCCGCGCCATCTGAAATAAGCGAGCAATCTAATTTATGATAGGGCGTGGTAACCATCTTAGAGTTAAGCACATCATCAATTGTTATCGGATCGATTTTTTGAGCTCCCGGTGTTCGACGAGCGTGTTCTCGAAATGTTACCGCCACCTGTGCAAATTGCTCGGATGTCGTGCCATACTCTTTCATATGCCGCTGCGCGGTCATCGCAAAGGTATTAGCAACCGGAATACCAAATGGCATTTCGTATTGTTGATCGCGGCTTTCTGTCATGGCTCGAATAGCCATATCAGGCGTCATGCCGGTTAGTAGACTATCACCACATGCCACTAACACCGTATCCGCGAGACCTGCGTGAATCGCCGCTGC encodes the following:
- a CDS encoding acyl-CoA dehydrogenase family protein encodes the protein MKFSYTDEQQAIRDSIQKICEPFDDNYWLKRDQQGGFPHDFYDAMAAGGWMGICIPEAYGGSGLGITEAAIMASTIAESGAGMSGASAVHINIFGLNPVVVFATEKQKQRMLRPMAEGREKACFAVTEPNTGLNTTQLKTLAVRQGDRYIVNGQKVWISTAQVADKILLLARTTSLEDVKKPTHGLSLFYTDFDREKISVHEIEKMGRKAVDSNELFIDGLEIPVEDRIGEEGKGFEYILHGMNPERVLIAGEAVGLGRVALKKATSYANERVVFNRSIGQNQGIQHPLAICWAELEAAWLMVMSAAWQYDNKLSCGAAANAAKYLAGEAGFHACETAVMTHGGFGYAKEYHVERYLRESMVPRIAPVSPQLALCYIAEKVLGLAKSY
- a CDS encoding citryl-CoA lyase, producing the protein MAKKLSPETKISTTNEQQILVRNKDLVHELIGKVSFTEMFFLHLMQRMPSEGEITVFDSVLVTLMEHGLTPSAIATRLTIMAAPESVQGAISAGLQGIGSGLVGTMEGMAKNLQEIIKAEEGVDAACIRIAQDFKDSGQAIPGFGHPFHKPDDPRTPRLFDIARGAGVEGRYIDVVNTLSEAVDNIYGKHLTINATGAIAVVLSEIDVPWDVMRGIAVVTRSAGLLGHIREEREHPIAPFIYSHIEATVPYAGERQLDE
- a CDS encoding Zn-ribbon domain-containing OB-fold protein, whose translation is MNSQAIEKPLPIADGDSEAFWEGLKTGKLLLQHCCECDHVQYYQQRICRQCQSENLQHRAASGRGTIHSYSVVHRAPGPAFKLDVPYAVLLIDLEEGPRMISSLVGKDFDALNFDIPVKLKTVQIADDSYLPCFELVTE
- a CDS encoding thiolase; its protein translation is MSHAAQSLWMSMRTNRSLRGKVAIVGIGQSPSGRVPGRSPLDLTADATLKALADAGMDKSEIDGVLTGNAFASSFHRFSIALSEYLNIQPSYSNTLQVSGATAGAAINTAAAAIHAGLADTVLVACGDSLLTGMTPDMAIRAMTESRDQQYEMPFGIPVANTFAMTAQRHMKEYGTTSEQFAQVAVTFREHARRTPGAQKIDPITIDDVLNSKMVTTPYHKLDCSLISDGAAALILTSAERARDYTNEPIYILGGGEYYSHEHIFLMPNLTQTGAVQSAQKAYDMAGISANDIDVAGIYDCFTGTVIMMLEDLGFCKKGEGGAFVESGQITYGGEIPTNTHGGMLSYAHPGIPAAWFHFIEVVRQLRGSCGERQVGGAEHGLVHTLGAGFSTQATTILGTESTL